From the genome of Actinomycetota bacterium, one region includes:
- the rplD gene encoding 50S ribosomal protein L4, which produces MFASDGSRKGDLALDAEVFGIEPNGPVMHQVVTAQLAGARSGTASTKTRGQVRGGGRKPWRQKGLGRARQGSIRAPHFVGGGVAFGPHPRSYAQRTPKKMKRLALRSALSARAREGAIKIVETLDWTEPKTKQAKAFLEAISAERKVLVVLGRSDRIPERSFRNLRGVAIVEPDQLTTYDVLWADTLLFTTDTIGSVGRHGAYDVTQTDFVQDEEVSDEGSA; this is translated from the coding sequence TTGTTCGCGAGTGACGGCTCCCGAAAGGGCGACCTCGCGCTCGACGCGGAAGTCTTCGGTATCGAACCGAACGGGCCGGTGATGCACCAAGTGGTCACGGCACAGCTCGCCGGGGCACGTTCCGGAACGGCTTCGACCAAGACTCGCGGTCAGGTTCGTGGCGGTGGCAGGAAGCCGTGGCGACAGAAGGGACTCGGACGGGCTCGACAGGGGTCGATCCGTGCTCCGCATTTCGTCGGTGGTGGTGTGGCGTTCGGTCCACATCCCCGCAGCTACGCACAGCGAACCCCCAAGAAGATGAAACGCCTCGCCTTGCGCAGCGCTCTCTCGGCCCGGGCGCGTGAGGGAGCGATCAAGATCGTGGAGACGCTCGACTGGACGGAGCCGAAGACAAAACAGGCCAAGGCGTTCCTCGAGGCAATCAGTGCCGAACGCAAGGTCTTGGTGGTGCTGGGTCGTAGTGACCGGATCCCCGAACGTTCCTTCAGGAACCTTCGCGGGGTCGCGATCGTCGAACCCGACCAGCTGACGACCTATGACGTGTTGTGGGCGGACACCTTGCTGTTCACTACGGACACGATCGGTTCGGTGGGACGGCACGGTGCCTACGACGTGACCCAAACGGATTTTGTACAGGATGAGGAGGTGAGC